In the genome of Raphanus sativus cultivar WK10039 chromosome 4, ASM80110v3, whole genome shotgun sequence, one region contains:
- the LOC108849260 gene encoding protein POLLENLESS 3-LIKE 2 produces the protein MMMKDVFRPTKSAPSSPAKPLGISRTRSESFHAIHKVPVGDSPYVRAKNVQLVEKDPERAIPLFWSAINAGDRVDSALKDMAIVMKQQDRAEEAIEAIKSLRVRCSDQAQESLDNILLDLYKRCGRLDDQIALLKHKLFLIQKGLAFNGKRTKTARSQGKKFQVSVEQEATRLLGNLGWALMQRDNFSEAEDAYRRALSIAPDNNKMCNLGICLMKQGRIDEAKETLRRVKPAVVDGPRGVDSHLKAYERAQQMLRDLGSETMRRGGGDRVEQRKLFDAMFGSSSVWQPQPCREQQSVKAAAKPKSDGYGDENVKTDVNVVVNPLRVDAKPFFSSKLINSNSEKLKRTRSGVLSSCGGDEGEANAKRRLSMEKRAIDCGLPDNKEFEEAMIMAVLGTETKVDDKKRLKFFQDITLSSSLSPRA, from the exons atgatgatgaaagaTGTATTCAGACCGACCAAATCCGCACCTAGTTCTCCCGCAAAGCCACTCGGCATCTCCCGCACTCGGTCTGAATCATTTCACGCTATCCACAAAGTTCCTGTCGGAGACAGTCCTTATGTCAGAGCCAAGAACGTTCAG TTGGTGGAGAAGGATCCCGAGAGAGCGATTCCTCTGTTTTGGTCGGCCATTAACGCCGGAGACAGAGTAGACAGTGCTCTGAAAGATATGGCCATCGTGATGAAGCAGCAAGATCGGGCAGAAGAAGCCATCGAAGCTATTAAATCTCTCAGAGTCAGGTGTTCAGATCAAGCACAGGAGTCTCTCGACAACATCCTCCTAGATCTCTACAAG AGATGTGGGAGATTAGACGACCAGATCGCACTTTTGAAACACAAACTCTTCTTGATCCAAAAAGGACTCGCCTTTAACGGGAAACGAACCAAAACCGCTAGGTCTCAGGGGAAGAAGTTCCAAGTCTCCGTGGAGCAGGAAGCCACGCGGCTGCTGGGGAACTTGGGATGGGCTTTGATGCAGAGAGACAACTTCTCGGAAGCAGAAGATGCCTACAGGAGAGCGCTATCGATCGCGCCGGACAACAACAAGATGTGTAACCTAGGGATCTGCCTTATGAAGCAAGGAAGGATCGACGAAGCCAAAGAGACGCTGCGCCGCGTGAAGCCCGCGGTCGTGGACGGTCCTAGAGGTGTGGATTCGCATCTGAAAGCTTACGAGAGAGCGCAGCAGATGCTTAGGGATCTTGGCTCCGAGACGATGAGGAGAGGAGGGGGTGATAGAGTTGAGCAGAGGAAGCTTTTCGACGCCATGTTTGGTTCTTCCTCTGTATGGCAGCCTCAGCCTTGTAGAGAACAACAGAGCGTGAAGGCCGCGGCTAAACCGAAGAGTGATGGATACGGTGACGAGAACGTGAAGACGGATGTGAATGTGGTGGTGAACCCATTGAGGGTGGATGCAAAGCCGTTCTTCTCTTCTAAGCTGATAAACAGCAATAGCGAGAAGCTGAAGAGGACGAGATCGGGAGTGTTGAGTAGCTGTGGTGGTGATGAGGGAGAGGCAAACGCGAAGAGGAGACTGTCGATGGAGAAGAGAGCGATAGACTGTGGATTACCAGACAACAAGGAGTTTGAAGAGGCGATGATCATGGCTGTTTTGGGGACAGAGACGAAAGTGGACGACAAGAAGAGGCTTAAGTTTTTTCAGGATATCACTTTGTCCTCCTCCTTAAGCCCAAGAGCCTGA
- the LOC108849714 gene encoding uncharacterized protein LOC108849714 isoform X2 has product MKLDVNVLRYLSKDDFRVLTAVEMGMRNHEIVPSELVDRIAGLKHGGTYKVLKNLLKYKLLHHDRSKYDGFRLTYLGYDFLAIKTLVNRGVFTGVGRQIGVGKESDIFEVAQEDGTILAMKLHRLGRTSFRAVKSKRDYLRHRSSFSWLYLSRLAALKEFAFMKALQEHDFPVPKAIDCNRHCVIMSLVQGYPMVQVKQLQNPETVFEKIIGIVVRLAEHGLIHCDFNEFNIMIDDEEKITMIDFPQMVSVSHQNAQMYFDRDIECIFKFFRKRFNMTFQEDRDDDDTEVEVDENSRPSFYDITKDANALDRELEASGFTKKEQNDLDKFIEGGLEKSTDSDEDEESDDEEQTFESNEERNLNEMNSLQLQEENRSDEVEAEVELDDNEKSESSGDDENEAERDEELDKKLGKQRRRAMAAARGGRKSQSSRNTYKDKGGRSQNSKIHSNMSGCW; this is encoded by the exons ATGAAGCTTGACGTGAATGTGTTGAGATATCTCTCGAAAGATGATTTTAGAGTTCTCACTGCTGTGGAGATGGGAATGCGAAAC CATGAGATTGTTCCTTCTGAGCTCGTAGATCGCATTGCTGGTCTAAA ACATGGAGGAACATACAAAGTCTTGAAGAACTTGCTCAAGTATAAGCTTTTGCATCACGACCGCTCTAAAT ATGATGGATTCAGACTCACTTATCTGGGCTACGACTTTCTTGCCATTAAGACATTGGTCAACCGTGGTGTCTTTACCGGTGTTGGTCGTCAGATTGGGGTTGGTAAAGAGTCAg ACATATTTGAGGTGGCTCAGGAGGATGGAACTATACTGGCAATGAAGTTGCATAGACTAGGGAGAACCTCCTTCAGGGCTGTCAAATCTAAGCGTGACTACTTGAGGCATCGCAGTAGTTTCAGCTGGTTGTATCTCTCCCGTCTCGCCGCTCTCAAGGAGTTTGCTTTTATGAAG GCATTGCAAGAACATGACTTTCCCGTTCCAAAAGCTATTGATTGCAATAGGCACTGTGTTATCATGTCTCTTGTGCAAGGCTACCCCAT GGTTCAGGTGAAGCAATTACAGAACCCTGAGACAGTTTTCGAGAAGATTATAGGCATTGTTGTTCGTTTGGCTGAGCATGGTCTAATCCATTGTGATTTCAATGAATTCAACATCATG ATTGATGATGAAGAGAAGATAACGATGATTGACTTTCCACAAATGGTATCTGTTTCACACCAAAATGCACAAAT gtaCTTTGACCGTGATATCGAATGCATCTTCAAGTTTTTCAGAAAAAG GTTTAATATGACTTTCCAAGAAGATAGAGATGATGATGACACAGAGGTGGAAGTGGATGAGAACAGCAGACCATCTTTCTACGATATAACTAAAGATGCCAATGCTTTGGATCGAGAACTAGAAGCTAGTGGTTTCACAAAAAAGGAGCAGAATGACCTCGATAAA TTTATTGAAGGTGGGCTGGAGAAGAGTACAGATTCCGACGAGGATGAGGAATCTGATGATGAAGAGCAAACTTTTGAGTCAAATGAGGAAAGAAACCTAAATGAAATGAACTCACTACAGTTGCAAGAGGAG AATAGATCAGATGAAGTTGAGGCAGAAGTTGAATTGGATGATAATGAGAAAAGCGAAAGCAGTGGAGATGATGAAAATGAAGCTGAAAGAGATGAG GAGCTGGACAAAAAACTAGGCAAGCAAAGACGCAGAGCAATGGCAGCAGCCAGGGGAGGTAGAAAGTCACAGTCTTCAAGAAACACATACAAGGACAAAGGTGGCCGTTCCCAAAACTCCAAGATCCACAGCAACATGAGTGGCTGCTGGTGA
- the LOC108849714 gene encoding uncharacterized protein LOC108849714 isoform X1 — protein MKLDVNVLRYLSKDDFRVLTAVEMGMRNHEIVPSELVDRIAGLKHGGTYKVLKNLLKYKLLHHDRSKYDGFRLTYLGYDFLAIKTLVNRGVFTGVGRQIGVGKESDIFEVAQEDGTILAMKLHRLGRTSFRAVKSKRDYLRHRSSFSWLYLSRLAALKEFAFMKALQEHDFPVPKAIDCNRHCVIMSLVQGYPMVQVKQLQNPETVFEKIIGIVVRLAEHGLIHCDFNEFNIMIDDEEKITMIDFPQMVSVSHQNAQMYFDRDIECIFKFFRKRFNMTFQEDRDDDDTEVEVDENSRPSFYDITKDANALDRELEASGFTKKEQNDLDKFIEGGLEKSTDSDEDEESDDEEQTFESNEERNLNEMNSLQLQEEEQNRSDEVEAEVELDDNEKSESSGDDENEAERDEELDKKLGKQRRRAMAAARGGRKSQSSRNTYKDKGGRSQNSKIHSNMSGCW, from the exons ATGAAGCTTGACGTGAATGTGTTGAGATATCTCTCGAAAGATGATTTTAGAGTTCTCACTGCTGTGGAGATGGGAATGCGAAAC CATGAGATTGTTCCTTCTGAGCTCGTAGATCGCATTGCTGGTCTAAA ACATGGAGGAACATACAAAGTCTTGAAGAACTTGCTCAAGTATAAGCTTTTGCATCACGACCGCTCTAAAT ATGATGGATTCAGACTCACTTATCTGGGCTACGACTTTCTTGCCATTAAGACATTGGTCAACCGTGGTGTCTTTACCGGTGTTGGTCGTCAGATTGGGGTTGGTAAAGAGTCAg ACATATTTGAGGTGGCTCAGGAGGATGGAACTATACTGGCAATGAAGTTGCATAGACTAGGGAGAACCTCCTTCAGGGCTGTCAAATCTAAGCGTGACTACTTGAGGCATCGCAGTAGTTTCAGCTGGTTGTATCTCTCCCGTCTCGCCGCTCTCAAGGAGTTTGCTTTTATGAAG GCATTGCAAGAACATGACTTTCCCGTTCCAAAAGCTATTGATTGCAATAGGCACTGTGTTATCATGTCTCTTGTGCAAGGCTACCCCAT GGTTCAGGTGAAGCAATTACAGAACCCTGAGACAGTTTTCGAGAAGATTATAGGCATTGTTGTTCGTTTGGCTGAGCATGGTCTAATCCATTGTGATTTCAATGAATTCAACATCATG ATTGATGATGAAGAGAAGATAACGATGATTGACTTTCCACAAATGGTATCTGTTTCACACCAAAATGCACAAAT gtaCTTTGACCGTGATATCGAATGCATCTTCAAGTTTTTCAGAAAAAG GTTTAATATGACTTTCCAAGAAGATAGAGATGATGATGACACAGAGGTGGAAGTGGATGAGAACAGCAGACCATCTTTCTACGATATAACTAAAGATGCCAATGCTTTGGATCGAGAACTAGAAGCTAGTGGTTTCACAAAAAAGGAGCAGAATGACCTCGATAAA TTTATTGAAGGTGGGCTGGAGAAGAGTACAGATTCCGACGAGGATGAGGAATCTGATGATGAAGAGCAAACTTTTGAGTCAAATGAGGAAAGAAACCTAAATGAAATGAACTCACTACAGTTGCAAGAGGAG GAGCAGAATAGATCAGATGAAGTTGAGGCAGAAGTTGAATTGGATGATAATGAGAAAAGCGAAAGCAGTGGAGATGATGAAAATGAAGCTGAAAGAGATGAG GAGCTGGACAAAAAACTAGGCAAGCAAAGACGCAGAGCAATGGCAGCAGCCAGGGGAGGTAGAAAGTCACAGTCTTCAAGAAACACATACAAGGACAAAGGTGGCCGTTCCCAAAACTCCAAGATCCACAGCAACATGAGTGGCTGCTGGTGA
- the LOC108849714 gene encoding uncharacterized protein LOC108849714 isoform X3, with amino-acid sequence MGMRNHEIVPSELVDRIAGLKHGGTYKVLKNLLKYKLLHHDRSKYDGFRLTYLGYDFLAIKTLVNRGVFTGVGRQIGVGKESDIFEVAQEDGTILAMKLHRLGRTSFRAVKSKRDYLRHRSSFSWLYLSRLAALKEFAFMKALQEHDFPVPKAIDCNRHCVIMSLVQGYPMVQVKQLQNPETVFEKIIGIVVRLAEHGLIHCDFNEFNIMIDDEEKITMIDFPQMVSVSHQNAQMYFDRDIECIFKFFRKRFNMTFQEDRDDDDTEVEVDENSRPSFYDITKDANALDRELEASGFTKKEQNDLDKFIEGGLEKSTDSDEDEESDDEEQTFESNEERNLNEMNSLQLQEEEQNRSDEVEAEVELDDNEKSESSGDDENEAERDEELDKKLGKQRRRAMAAARGGRKSQSSRNTYKDKGGRSQNSKIHSNMSGCW; translated from the exons ATGGGAATGCGAAAT CATGAGATTGTTCCTTCTGAGCTCGTCGATCGCATTGCTGGTCTAAA ACATGGAGGAACATACAAAGTCTTGAAGAACTTGCTCAAGTATAAGCTTTTGCATCACGACCGCTCTAAAT ATGATGGATTCAGACTCACTTATCTGGGCTACGACTTTCTTGCCATTAAGACATTGGTCAACCGTGGTGTCTTTACCGGTGTTGGTCGTCAGATTGGGGTTGGTAAAGAGTCAg ACATATTTGAGGTGGCTCAGGAGGATGGAACTATACTGGCAATGAAGTTGCATAGACTAGGGAGAACCTCCTTCAGGGCTGTCAAATCTAAGCGTGACTACTTGAGGCATCGCAGTAGTTTCAGCTGGTTGTATCTCTCCCGTCTCGCCGCTCTCAAGGAGTTTGCTTTTATGAAG GCATTGCAAGAACATGACTTTCCCGTTCCAAAAGCTATTGATTGCAATAGGCACTGTGTTATCATGTCTCTTGTGCAAGGCTACCCCAT GGTTCAGGTGAAGCAATTACAGAACCCTGAGACAGTTTTCGAGAAGATTATAGGCATTGTTGTTCGTTTGGCTGAGCATGGTCTAATCCATTGTGATTTCAATGAATTCAACATCATG ATTGATGATGAAGAGAAGATAACGATGATTGACTTTCCACAAATGGTATCTGTTTCACACCAAAATGCACAAAT gtaCTTTGACCGTGATATCGAATGCATCTTCAAGTTTTTCAGAAAAAG GTTTAATATGACTTTCCAAGAAGATAGAGATGATGATGACACAGAGGTGGAAGTGGATGAGAACAGCAGACCATCTTTCTACGATATAACTAAAGATGCCAATGCTTTGGATCGAGAACTAGAAGCTAGTGGTTTCACAAAAAAGGAGCAGAATGACCTCGATAAA TTTATTGAAGGTGGGCTGGAGAAGAGTACAGATTCCGACGAGGATGAGGAATCTGATGATGAAGAGCAAACTTTTGAGTCAAATGAGGAAAGAAACCTAAATGAAATGAACTCACTACAGTTGCAAGAGGAG GAGCAGAATAGATCAGATGAAGTTGAGGCAGAAGTTGAATTGGATGATAATGAGAAAAGCGAAAGCAGTGGAGATGATGAAAATGAAGCTGAAAGAGATGAG GAGCTGGACAAAAAACTAGGCAAGCAAAGACGCAGAGCAATGGCAGCAGCCAGGGGAGGTAGAAAGTCACAGTCTTCAAGAAACACATACAAGGACAAAGGTGGCCGTTCCCAAAACTCCAAGATCCACAGCAACATGAGTGGCTGCTGGTGA
- the LOC108851357 gene encoding proteasome subunit alpha type-7-A, with the protein MARYDRAITVFSPDGHLFQVEYALEAVRKGNAAVGVRGTDTVVLAVEKKSTPKLQDTRSARKIVSLDNHVALACAGLKADARVLINKARIECQSHRLTLEDPVTVEYITRYIAGLQQKYTQSGGVRPFGLSTLIVGFDPYTRIPSLYQTDPSGTFSAWKANATGRNSNSIREFLEKNYKETSGQETVKLAIRALLEVVESGGKNIEVALMTREEGTLRQLEEAEIDAIVAEIEAEKAAAEAAKKGPSKET; encoded by the exons ATGGCGAGATATGATCGAGCAATCACAGTGTTCTCCCCCGACGGCCACCTTTTTCAGGTGGAGTATGCCCTAGAAGCTGTCCGTAAGGGTAACGCCGCCGTCGGAGTCCGCGGCACCGATACCGTCGTCCTCGCCGTCGAGAAGAAATCCACCCCTAAGCTCCAGGATACAAG ATCAGCTAGAAAGATTGTGAGTCTTGATAACCACGTTGCATTGGCCTGTGCTGGGCTCAAGGCAGATGCTCGTGTCCTGATTAACAAGGCGAGGATCGAGTGTCAAAGCCACAGGCTTACGTTGGAGGATCCCGTGACTGTCGAGTACATCACTCGGTACATTGCCGGGCTTCAGCAGAAGTACACTCAAAGTGGAGGTGTTAGACCTTTTGGTCTTTCCACTCTTATTGTCGGTTTTGATCCCTACACTCGTATTCCTTCGCTTTATCAGACTGATCCATCTGGGACGTTCTCTGCTTGGAAGGCTAATGCGACCGGGAGAAACTCGAACTCTATCAGGGAGTTTCTGGAGAAGAATTATAAAGAAACCTCTGGTCAAGAAACTGTGAAGCTTGCTATCCGTGCTCTGCTTGAG GTTGTTGAGAGTGGGGGAAAGAACATTGAGGTTGCTCTGATGACACGGGAGGAAGGTACTCTGAGGCAGCTAGAAGAAGCTGAAATCGATGCTATTGTGGCTGAGATCGAAGCAGAGAAGGCTGCTGCAGAAGCAGCCAAGAAAGGCCCTTCAAAGGAAACCTGA